CAGCTGCAGCCATCAATGAATTTTCTCGGGAGCTCGAACTTTCCCGAGATAATCCGGAGAAACTTCCAGGTGAATCAGCTCCGCGTGTGAAAATCTACCTCTATGATCTGCCCAGGAGGTTCACGAACGGCGTCATCGAGCACCATTCCATCGCCCGTGGTGGTCGACCCGTCGATGACGTGACACTGCTCAAGTACCCTGGCCATCAGCACATGGCGGAGTGGTACTTGTTCTCGGATCTGATGCGACCCGATTCTGAGAGGATCGGATCGCCCGTCGTCAGGGTTTTGGATCCCGACGAAGCGGATCTGTTCTACGTGTCGTTCTTTTCTTCCTTGAGCCTGATCGTGAACCCGATCCGGGCATCTGGGTCGAGTCAGGACCAGGCCCGGGTATTGTACAGCGACGAGGAGACACAGGAGGCTTTGTTGGAGTGGCTGGAGGAGCAGGAGTACTGGAAGAGAAACAATGGGCGGGATCACGTGATCATAGCTCAGGACCCAAACGCTTTATACAAAGTGATTGATAGGATTAAGAATAGCATTCTGTTGGTTTCGGATTTCGGGCGGTTGAGGCCGGATCAAGCATCGTTAGTAAAGGACGTGATCTTGCCGTACTCGCACCGGATTAATACCTTTACTGGCGATGTGGGTGTAGGGAATCGGAAGACGCTGTTGTTCTTCATGGGCGCACGGTATCGCAAAGAGGTAATGCAATAGATTAGttctgttgtttttttttttggcgttTATGTTATGATTGTTGTTGCTTCTGTACCGGTTGGGTCGATGTGTTGCATCGTCAACAGGCAAGTGGCTATCTAGATGACTGATAGTCTCCCAGTTGACGACTTAATCTTTTTAATAACAGATCCTTTTTCTATTGGTTTAGCATTGGCCATGAGTTCTGCAGCAACACTTGTTGATTGCTGATGGTCAAATCTGGATAATTGGCTTAATTCCATAACCATCTATATTAACCGGTCACATTATATTGCGATAGAGATATTTGTATATGCTTTGATGCAGATATCTGCATATGCTTGGttactagaaaaataatttcatgaGTGGGATTAATTGTCTAATTCCCTTATCTTTCTGATATTATgtcttcttttatatatatagggtgGAAAAATTCGTGATTTACTTTTCCAAGTACTTGAAAAAGAAGGAGATGTCATAATAAGACATGGAACACAATCCAGAGAGAATCGACGTGCTGCTTCACAAGGGATGCATACATCTAAGTTCTGTTTGAATCCTGCGGGTGATACTCCATCAGCCTGCCGACTCTTTGATTCTATAGTTAGCTTGTGTATCCCAGTTATAATCAGTGATAGTATTGAATTACCTTTTGAAGATGTTATAGACTATACAAAGATTGGAATATTTGTAGATTCCACGTCTGCTCTTAAACCAGGATACTTAGTTTCAATGCTGAGAGCGGTAACCACCAAGAGGCTTCTGCAATTTCAGAAAGAGCTGAAAGAGGTTAGTACCATTTTTCATATCCGGCATGTTctctttaatatatattctcAATCACCTCTTACCCAGAAGAGCTCGATTGAACAACATTAGGTTTCTCCCACCCTGTTGAAGAAATAGGGATACAAATCTTAGACCAGCTAACCAAGGGCTCGTTTGGAAAGGGAGATGAAATGATAATTCTATAAATGGTAGTGATAGTGATTGCAATAATATGAAATGCAACTTTACTGGGCACTCTAGCTTACCTGCCACACTAGGAACTATGACACTAGGTTTGTCAAATTTGTTCTTCTTACAGTTTTGATGGTGATTGCAATATTATAAGATGAATATTACAGCTAAATGCAACTTTGATATTGAAATTTTGTAGTTTTTGCCTTTGTGCTTTGAAACAGCATCGTTTTTTCCCCAgccatttcatttgttttcatCTGTTGAAATGGTATGTAGTTAACCTTAGCTTTCggaattcaaatattttaattttaattattctattcAGGTAAAGCATTACTTCCAATATGAAGAACAGGACGGAACTGTGAATGAAATTTGGCACCAAGTCTCACAGAAGCTACCCTTAGTCAAATTGATGATTAATCGAGAGAAACGGTTTGTTAAGAGGGAATTAACTGAACCAGAATGCTCTTGCCTTTGTTCAAATGAGTCTGGGGTAGTTACCACCTTGAACCCACTTCGGCTGCTATAATCAAATTTTTCTTGGCCTTTAATCGATGGTATTCGAACATATTCCTAGAGAAGTGGTACAATTGTTATCAGATATCAGCATGGAGGATTCTTCTGTGTTCTTGGAAACATTGAGGAATAGTTTCTGCATAAATTTCTCCCCTATCCCTGAAGCTGATAGTAGTAACCATATTTCCTTCCCCACTTTTTTGGCGGGTACGGGAGCTTGCCATACAAGTGCTTGTGGCACATGCTTTGTTGTAGATATTTTATTGGTTATTGAAGGACGGACTCGGCTGGCGGTAGATTATACTAGTTCTGGAAATTGAGATTCATCTGTACATatcaaagaataaaatatctctGCAGTCATCGATTCTTTTATTGCTTCAATGGTGAGTTTAATgcctcctttttccttttcaagtcGTTCCCATTTATCTTGCATCTTTATGTATTACTTCTCTTTGGTGTGGGCAAACTGAACCCAACGAGTATACCCCATTTTAAGAAAGATACCAGTTTTCTAAGTTGTTTTTGGTAATGGTTAAAGGAAAAATGCTAATTTTATCAGATGTACTAGTTCTATGAGAAAAGTAATGCTTCCTAATGGTTTCATTTCAAATGTAACCAAATGAGGGACAGCATCGTTAAGGCCATCGGAAGTTTTAGAGAGGGGCATGAGTTTCGAACTCTCTTGTTCGTATTTGGTGGCATTTCTTCAATAGTTTATGGAACTCATCCAATAGTTTATGGCTCTACAAGAAATGATGGATTAGGACACCCAGTTGAGTCTCTAGAATTTGTTCAATGTCTTTCAACCTGATATTCTATTGATAGTTTGTGCAATCGCAGCAATCCAATTTCACCGACATCTCCTCTAATCAATAATACGGGTTGATTACCACTAACTCAAATGGTATGTCATCTCTTTGTAGTAATAAAATGAAGGGTAAGGTCGTGGCTTCCTCTATCGGAAGAATGTCGTCGATCTACTCGTCATGGATGTCACGCACGTGCTGCAAAAGAATACTATACGTCTTCAATATGCATGCTGGCAAGTTTAACtactactaataataataataataaacatttCCGTAACCCTTGTACTTCTGCATCACACCTTTGTCAATTATGTATCCAAGATAtctttaagaataataaattttagctgtattgaaaattttgtaaaaactaACGTAGCAAAGAGAGAACTACCAATGACTCTACAAACCAAGCAACTAAAAAGGCCACTAACTTGGGGTGCTTGCTGAAATCATTGTctgtacataatttttattttctgttgaaGTTAAAAATATCTGAGTGGGAAAGATATAGATCTATTTCAGCTTGCTGTCAATGACTACAAAGAGATCCAAATCCAAAAAAGGCATCTGGCTCACCCGGTTAAGCTCTTGGATTTTCGGAAacgccaaaaagaaaaaagaagaaaaggtgaGAACGAAAACCGTTTTGCTTCAAGGAATGAGTAATATACAAATACCTTAAATCAATTTCAACAGAAATCGAAACCCTAATGTACCAATAACGAGAATCATGCGACTGTCAATTGAAGTGAACGAGATAGAGAATCTATTGACAATAATTTTATCATGAtgattttgtgtgtgtgtgtgtgtgtgtgtgtgtgtgtgtgtgtggtagagagagagagagagtctattGACCACAAAAGCCTGAATTTCCGGCCAGAAGAAACTCTTGAACAACCCAGGAATGAATACTGATATAAAATATTCATCAAGGAACGCAACCAATTTGCAAGATAAGGCCACTACAAGAAGGAAAGTGATTTAAGGTGTACAGtgtcaaaattttga
This genomic interval from Carya illinoinensis cultivar Pawnee chromosome 10, C.illinoinensisPawnee_v1, whole genome shotgun sequence contains the following:
- the LOC122279596 gene encoding probable arabinosyltransferase ARAD1, producing the protein MSERSKAKRSKLTSPPPHSSTAFLTQAHTLTLTQNLGFTMARKSLLLKQTLATILFILVVYALISTFLSPANSSSSSKLEATLPFSFANSAAAINEFSRELELSRDNPEKLPGESAPRVKIYLYDLPRRFTNGVIEHHSIARGGRPVDDVTLLKYPGHQHMAEWYLFSDLMRPDSERIGSPVVRVLDPDEADLFYVSFFSSLSLIVNPIRASGSSQDQARVLYSDEETQEALLEWLEEQEYWKRNNGRDHVIIAQDPNALYKVIDRIKNSILLVSDFGRLRPDQASLVKDVILPYSHRINTFTGDVGVGNRKTLLFFMGARYRKEGGKIRDLLFQVLEKEGDVIIRHGTQSRENRRAASQGMHTSKFCLNPAGDTPSACRLFDSIVSLCIPVIISDSIELPFEDVIDYTKIGIFVDSTSALKPGYLVSMLRAVTTKRLLQFQKELKEVKHYFQYEEQDGTVNEIWHQVSQKLPLVKLMINREKRFVKRELTEPECSCLCSNESGVVTTLNPLRLL